From Candidatus Defluviilinea gracilis, a single genomic window includes:
- a CDS encoding cytosolic protein: MNVLNLDDVKEYVNDHVVDFHRRRIKSLEELRLEKLLTKNPYLFKAKNLRTPELLVRDLLSAFLSSSEEKLFGDFLEGLAVFVAERTCGGHKSTAQGVDLEFFNNDTHYVVSIKSGPNWGNSSQQSKLEQDLQTATARLKQARRNLNVQSVLGICYGKTKTAFIRGYMKIVGQNFWYFISENLDLYTDIIEPIGHRAREHNESFEKERDKIISRFSIEMGNTFFDAKTGELDWVKLVQYNSGNYNRSEAN; the protein is encoded by the coding sequence GTGAATGTATTGAATTTAGACGATGTCAAGGAATATGTTAACGATCATGTTGTTGACTTTCATAGAAGGCGAATAAAATCTTTGGAAGAACTAAGGCTTGAGAAACTGCTCACGAAAAATCCGTATCTTTTCAAGGCAAAAAATCTACGAACTCCAGAGTTGCTTGTGCGGGATCTGCTTTCCGCGTTTCTGTCATCCTCCGAAGAAAAATTATTCGGAGATTTCCTGGAAGGGCTAGCCGTTTTTGTTGCAGAGAGGACCTGCGGAGGTCATAAATCAACAGCGCAAGGAGTGGATTTGGAGTTTTTCAATAACGACACGCATTATGTTGTCTCGATAAAATCGGGTCCAAATTGGGGAAATAGTTCTCAACAAAGCAAACTTGAGCAAGACTTGCAGACGGCGACAGCGCGACTAAAACAAGCTAGGCGAAATCTAAATGTTCAATCGGTCTTAGGGATATGCTATGGTAAAACAAAAACAGCGTTCATCCGCGGATACATGAAGATCGTGGGTCAAAACTTTTGGTATTTCATTAGCGAAAATCTGGATCTCTATACCGATATTATCGAACCGATTGGACATCGCGCCAGAGAACACAACGAAAGTTTTGAAAAGGAACGCGACAAAATTATTTCCCGATTCTCAATTGAGATGGGAAATACTTTTTTCGATGCCAAGACCGGGGAACTCGATTGGGTTAAATTGGTTCAATACAATAGCGGCAATTACAATCGGTCGGAAGCAAATTAA
- a CDS encoding PIN domain-containing protein — MKKYVLDTSALMAYLEAEEGFDRVENILADEEVILPFISLMELYYISLQEQGQTIADQRHAAFRRYPVIWQFDEQTTLTAARLKAANRISFADSLIAAIAIRYGAILIHKDPEYDELAGQLEMEALPYKT, encoded by the coding sequence ATGAAAAAGTACGTTCTTGATACTTCGGCGTTGATGGCTTATCTCGAAGCAGAAGAGGGATTCGATAGAGTGGAAAATATTCTCGCTGACGAGGAAGTGATCTTGCCATTCATTTCCCTGATGGAACTGTACTATATCAGTTTACAGGAACAAGGTCAGACTATAGCAGACCAACGACATGCCGCGTTTCGACGCTATCCTGTTATCTGGCAGTTCGATGAACAGACCACATTGACCGCGGCGCGATTGAAGGCGGCGAATCGGATCTCATTCGCCGATTCGCTGATCGCCGCAATTGCAATTCGATATGGGGCGATACTTATCCACAAAGATCCTGAATATGACGAGTTAGCGGGGCAGTTGGAAATGGAAGCGCTCCCATACAAAACATGA
- a CDS encoding SPFH/Band 7/PHB domain protein: MELLTSSAVCLVGAILVIGLVFLANAIRIVPEYQRLVVFRLGRSVGPKGPGIVLLIPVIDRAVKVDLREQVREVPHQTSITKDNAPISIDFLWYYKVLDPAESVLQVGNFESAAAGIAATTLRAVIGGIPLDDVLSEREHINNMLRTRLDEVTERWGVKVTNVEIREIIPPRDVQDAMNRQMSAERIRRAVVTESTGTREAAVNVAEGEKQSNILRAEGQKQSAILAAEGERAAQLLRAEGFAQALEQIFNAAKAVDQKTMTLQYFETLKSIGASPSTKYIFPMEFTSMLDNFLGKK, from the coding sequence ATGGAATTACTTACCAGCAGCGCCGTATGTTTAGTTGGCGCGATCCTCGTCATCGGCTTGGTCTTCCTAGCCAATGCCATACGGATCGTTCCGGAATATCAACGTCTCGTTGTCTTCCGTTTGGGTCGCAGTGTCGGACCGAAAGGACCAGGCATCGTGTTGTTAATCCCCGTGATCGACCGCGCCGTCAAAGTGGACCTGCGCGAACAAGTGCGCGAGGTGCCTCACCAGACCTCGATCACGAAAGATAACGCGCCGATCTCGATCGACTTCCTGTGGTACTACAAAGTGCTCGACCCCGCCGAATCGGTGTTGCAGGTCGGCAACTTTGAATCGGCCGCGGCCGGTATCGCGGCAACCACATTGCGCGCGGTCATCGGCGGTATCCCATTGGACGACGTGCTTTCGGAACGCGAACATATCAACAATATGCTCCGCACGCGTCTCGATGAAGTGACCGAACGCTGGGGCGTCAAAGTGACCAACGTCGAAATCCGCGAGATCATCCCGCCGCGCGACGTGCAGGATGCGATGAACCGGCAGATGTCGGCAGAGCGTATCCGCCGCGCCGTAGTGACCGAATCCACAGGCACGCGCGAAGCGGCCGTCAACGTGGCGGAAGGCGAGAAGCAGTCGAACATCCTGCGCGCCGAAGGTCAGAAGCAATCCGCCATCCTTGCGGCGGAAGGCGAACGAGCCGCCCAGTTGTTGCGCGCCGAAGGGTTTGCCCAAGCCCTCGAGCAGATCTTCAACGCCGCGAAAGCCGTTGACCAGAAGACGATGACGCTTCAATATTTTGAAACGCTCAAGTCCATCGGCGCAAGCCCCTCCACGAAGTACATCTTCCCGATGGAGTTCACGAGTATGTTGGATAACTTCCTGGGGAAGAAGTAG
- a CDS encoding acyltransferase, producing the protein MSASVKRLPEFEVARAISIVLLLIHHSGFYSLEFSGKTLQVLSPYLEAFLLGCFFFISGYFMELSLQRSGGNVHAFLRSRLIKIYPPYLIAFALYVFVLGFGFKSKFDVAVWLAGLQFIFSPSLVKPLLTLWYVGAILLFYGVFLVLWKVAPKVRSLLIVSVVVFILALILHRTTELLDVRFFKYFFVFLTGLLLAKPNVSGGVLSGQWMMGKTVLAILGIWLFSLALRAEADPASLFYIAVSYMFIASNVILLFTVVAKLEIISPWGWVTRISYASYFVYLFHRPFWKILEGIFPVEGLQNQILFRMLPSSLTVLVVCYFLQQFYDFLLGKFKRQSRGLNSAV; encoded by the coding sequence GTGAGCGCGTCGGTGAAACGATTGCCTGAGTTTGAGGTTGCGCGAGCGATTTCCATTGTGCTGTTGTTGATCCATCACAGCGGGTTTTACAGCCTTGAATTTTCAGGAAAAACTTTGCAGGTGTTGTCTCCCTATCTGGAAGCGTTCTTGTTGGGATGCTTCTTTTTTATTTCAGGGTACTTCATGGAATTGTCTCTGCAAAGGTCGGGCGGAAACGTCCATGCCTTTCTCCGATCTCGGTTGATCAAGATTTATCCGCCTTACCTGATTGCATTTGCCTTGTATGTTTTTGTCTTGGGTTTTGGGTTCAAGTCAAAGTTCGATGTAGCGGTCTGGCTGGCTGGACTACAATTCATTTTTTCGCCGAGTTTGGTAAAGCCGCTTCTCACGCTTTGGTATGTTGGCGCGATCCTTCTCTTCTATGGGGTTTTTCTTGTATTGTGGAAGGTCGCTCCAAAAGTAAGATCATTGCTCATCGTTTCGGTTGTCGTGTTTATTCTTGCTCTCATCCTTCATCGAACAACTGAATTGCTGGACGTTCGTTTCTTTAAATATTTTTTTGTATTCCTGACGGGATTGCTTCTTGCAAAACCGAATGTGTCTGGCGGCGTTTTGTCTGGGCAATGGATGATGGGAAAAACCGTTCTGGCTATCTTGGGGATTTGGCTCTTTTCGCTTGCCCTCCGCGCAGAGGCTGACCCCGCTTCTCTTTTTTATATCGCCGTTTCCTACATGTTCATCGCCTCGAATGTCATCTTGCTATTTACAGTCGTAGCAAAATTGGAGATTATCTCTCCGTGGGGTTGGGTGACTCGAATTTCATACGCATCCTATTTTGTGTATTTATTTCATCGCCCATTCTGGAAAATCCTTGAAGGTATCTTCCCTGTAGAAGGATTGCAGAATCAGATCTTATTCAGGATGCTACCGTCGTCGCTGACTGTGCTGGTTGTATGTTATTTTCTCCAGCAATTTTATGATTTTCTGTTGGGGAAATTCAAACGCCAAAGTCGGGGGCTTAATTCGGCGGTTTGA
- a CDS encoding nucleotide sugar dehydrogenase — translation MFRGVLVKFKKICVLGLGYIGLPTATMFATHGIEVHGVDVNPRVVESLQAGKIHIHEPGLQSLFEEAIKSGRLTVSSQPVEADAFIIAVPTPFQHEKFGEYNGIRFKLADMRAVTSATEAILPVLRKGNLVILESTSPPRTTVELVAPILTRSTLQAGTDFHLCYSPERVLPGQILRELVDNARVIGGVTPESARAGRDLYATFVKGEIHETDATTAEMVKIMENTTRDVNIAIANEFARLAEKFGVDVWEAIRLANLHPRINILNPGPGVGGHCISVDPWFFVEAAPEFSSLIYQARKVNDEQPNFVVEKVRRAIGELKNKKIAALGLAYKPDVDDLRESPAVEVIHLLQKEGAIVHAWEPFAPNAKLEGVDMASDLDSALKDADAILLLVSHSQFRTLNPVSIASKTKARIAIDTVNVWKPEQWQSTGFVLHRLGDNKSPAPNLHSPIL, via the coding sequence ATTTTTCGTGGAGTCTTAGTGAAATTTAAAAAAATCTGTGTTCTCGGTCTCGGTTACATCGGTCTCCCCACCGCCACCATGTTCGCCACGCATGGCATCGAAGTCCACGGTGTGGACGTCAATCCGCGCGTGGTGGAATCGTTGCAAGCGGGCAAAATACACATCCATGAGCCGGGGCTTCAAAGCCTCTTTGAAGAGGCGATCAAATCCGGCAGGCTAACGGTATCCAGCCAGCCCGTCGAAGCCGACGCGTTCATCATCGCGGTGCCGACTCCGTTTCAGCATGAAAAATTCGGCGAGTACAACGGAATCCGATTCAAACTCGCGGACATGCGCGCGGTGACGTCGGCGACCGAGGCGATCCTGCCCGTCTTGCGGAAGGGCAACCTCGTCATCCTCGAATCGACATCGCCGCCTCGCACGACGGTCGAGCTGGTCGCGCCGATTTTGACTCGCTCCACCCTTCAAGCAGGGACCGACTTCCACCTGTGCTATTCGCCGGAGCGCGTCCTGCCCGGGCAGATCCTGCGCGAACTTGTGGACAACGCCCGTGTCATCGGAGGCGTCACGCCGGAGTCGGCGCGCGCCGGGCGCGATTTGTATGCCACGTTCGTCAAAGGCGAGATCCACGAAACGGACGCGACCACCGCCGAGATGGTGAAGATCATGGAAAACACCACGCGCGACGTGAACATCGCCATCGCCAACGAGTTCGCGCGGCTCGCTGAAAAATTCGGCGTAGATGTGTGGGAAGCGATTCGACTCGCCAATTTGCATCCGCGCATCAACATCCTCAACCCGGGACCCGGCGTTGGAGGTCACTGCATCAGCGTTGACCCGTGGTTCTTTGTCGAAGCCGCGCCGGAGTTTTCTTCGCTCATTTATCAAGCGCGAAAAGTCAATGATGAGCAACCAAATTTTGTTGTGGAAAAAGTGAGGCGGGCAATCGGCGAATTGAAAAACAAAAAAATCGCCGCCCTCGGACTCGCCTACAAACCCGACGTGGACGACTTGCGCGAAAGCCCCGCCGTTGAAGTGATTCACCTCCTTCAAAAAGAAGGAGCCATCGTCCATGCGTGGGAACCTTTTGCCCCAAACGCAAAACTCGAAGGCGTTGACATGGCATCCGATCTTGATTCCGCCCTCAAAGACGCGGATGCGATCCTTCTGCTCGTCAGCCATTCTCAATTCCGCACTTTGAATCCCGTCAGCATTGCGTCCAAAACCAAAGCAAGGATCGCAATTGACACGGTCAACGTTTGGAAACCCGAGCAATGGCAATCTACCGGCTTCGTCCTCCACCGCCTAGGCGATAACAAATCTCCAGCCCCTAATCTCCACTCTCCAATTCTCTAA
- a CDS encoding ribonuclease D has product MSEFLAPPVWVNTDQSLRKMLADLSSQPRIAVDTESNSLHAYRERVCLIQFSTPKHDYVVDPFAFSDLRPLAPIFNDKKIEKIFHASEYDLICLKRDYDFEFRNLFDTMQAARVLGYPAVGLDTLLAEKFQMKIDKRYQKADWGARPLTLAQIAYARQDTHYLFILRDLMETELREKDRWELALEDFARACKVDDAKEKLNGSSWKRFGSRKGVSLRELTVLSALCHSRDHIAEKLDRPPFKVIDDNLLLEIAKRMPEKDVDLADIGLSAKQIHMWGGEMLAAARRGAAAPLVKLDQPKRPSDAVLRRVEKLKAWRKKVAQELKVESDIVLPKLYLGLFAEHPPKTLGELEEAMKESPRRFQLYGMQILGLFGG; this is encoded by the coding sequence ATGTCCGAATTCCTTGCCCCGCCTGTTTGGGTGAACACAGATCAATCGCTCCGCAAGATGCTGGCGGATTTATCGTCACAGCCGCGCATTGCGGTGGACACCGAGTCGAACAGCCTGCACGCCTATCGCGAGCGCGTGTGTTTGATCCAGTTTTCGACGCCGAAGCACGATTACGTGGTTGACCCGTTCGCTTTTTCCGACCTTCGCCCGCTTGCCCCGATCTTCAACGACAAAAAAATCGAGAAAATATTTCACGCCTCGGAATACGATTTGATCTGTCTGAAGCGCGATTATGACTTCGAGTTTCGCAACCTGTTCGACACGATGCAAGCCGCGCGCGTGTTGGGGTATCCCGCTGTGGGGTTAGACACACTGCTCGCCGAAAAATTTCAAATGAAGATCGATAAACGCTATCAAAAAGCGGATTGGGGCGCCAGACCACTCACGTTGGCTCAAATCGCTTACGCCCGGCAAGATACTCACTACCTCTTCATCCTGCGCGATTTGATGGAAACGGAATTGCGCGAAAAAGACCGCTGGGAGCTGGCTCTCGAAGATTTTGCGCGCGCATGCAAAGTGGATGACGCGAAAGAAAAACTCAACGGCTCGTCATGGAAACGATTCGGCAGTCGGAAAGGCGTGAGCCTGCGCGAGTTGACCGTCCTTTCGGCATTGTGTCACAGCCGCGATCACATCGCCGAGAAACTCGACCGCCCGCCGTTCAAAGTGATTGACGATAACTTGTTGCTGGAGATCGCGAAACGAATGCCGGAGAAAGACGTTGATCTTGCGGATATCGGTTTGAGCGCGAAGCAAATCCACATGTGGGGCGGAGAGATGCTTGCCGCGGCGAGGCGCGGGGCGGCGGCTCCGCTGGTGAAACTGGACCAGCCTAAACGTCCGAGTGACGCGGTGTTGAGGCGGGTCGAGAAGTTGAAGGCGTGGCGGAAGAAAGTCGCGCAGGAGTTGAAGGTCGAGTCGGATATCGTCTTGCCTAAACTCTATCTGGGTCTGTTTGCGGAGCATCCGCCAAAGACCCTGGGCGAACTCGAAGAAGCGATGAAAGAGTCGCCGAGACGATTCCAGTTATACGGTATGCAAATTTTGGGTTTATTCGGAGGCTGA
- a CDS encoding site-specific DNA-methyltransferase, whose translation MNFIDKIILGDCEKILSGFPDNCIDLIFTSPPYADQRAKTYGGIKPDDYVEWFLPKTAQFFRVLKPTGTFILNIKERVVDGERHTYVIDLISKAREQGWLWTEEFIWHKKNSYPGKWPNRFRDNWERLIQFNKGKNFAMYQETVMVPVGSWAKERLAKLSDTDKTRDESRAGSGFGKNVSNWVGRDKVYPTNVLHMATETGNKNHSAVFPLDLPKWFIKLFTKPGDIVLDPFVGSGTTALAAIELGRSFVGIDINSEYVTLSRERIGESQLRLPAIAEKKANYIVAKNGKRRKTGKK comes from the coding sequence ATGAATTTCATAGATAAAATTATTCTTGGGGATTGCGAGAAAATCCTAAGCGGTTTTCCCGACAATTGTATTGATTTAATTTTTACATCGCCTCCCTACGCGGATCAACGCGCAAAAACATACGGCGGGATCAAGCCAGATGATTATGTAGAGTGGTTCCTGCCTAAGACCGCCCAATTCTTTCGTGTTCTCAAACCGACAGGCACATTCATCTTGAACATCAAAGAAAGGGTTGTGGATGGCGAACGTCACACCTATGTGATTGATTTGATTTCAAAAGCCCGAGAGCAAGGATGGCTGTGGACGGAAGAATTCATTTGGCACAAAAAGAATTCGTATCCTGGAAAGTGGCCTAACCGCTTCCGTGATAATTGGGAAAGATTGATTCAATTCAACAAGGGCAAAAACTTTGCAATGTACCAGGAAACAGTGATGGTTCCTGTTGGTTCCTGGGCAAAAGAACGCCTCGCCAAATTGAGCGACACTGACAAAACAAGAGATGAATCAAGAGCGGGGAGCGGTTTCGGGAAAAATGTTTCCAATTGGGTTGGAAGAGATAAGGTCTATCCTACCAATGTGCTTCACATGGCAACAGAAACTGGAAACAAGAATCATAGCGCCGTTTTTCCATTAGACTTGCCGAAATGGTTCATCAAACTTTTCACCAAACCCGGCGATATTGTATTAGACCCTTTTGTGGGTTCGGGCACAACCGCATTGGCTGCTATTGAATTAGGGAGGAGTTTTGTGGGGATTGACATCAATTCCGAGTACGTTACTCTTTCCAGAGAACGAATCGGGGAAAGCCAACTCAGACTGCCCGCAATTGCCGAGAAAAAGGCTAACTATATCGTTGCAAAGAACGGCAAACGCAGAAAGACGGGTAAAAAGTGA
- a CDS encoding GNAT family N-acetyltransferase: MEILPAGILDLNSLRKLEHACFDKDAWSLFDLIAVLSWPDVVRLKAMDNGNMIGFVAGDTRPSQGAAWISTIAVHPRFQRRGVGRALLLACEAQVKAPNMKLTVRASNHGAIALYEKEGYRTIDIWKKYYNDGEDGLVMEKTL; encoded by the coding sequence ATGGAAATCCTTCCCGCAGGCATCCTCGATCTCAACTCGCTCCGCAAACTCGAACATGCTTGTTTTGACAAAGACGCGTGGTCGCTGTTCGACCTGATCGCCGTTCTTTCATGGCCCGATGTGGTTCGACTCAAGGCGATGGACAACGGCAACATGATCGGATTCGTGGCGGGCGACACGCGTCCTTCTCAAGGGGCGGCTTGGATCTCCACCATTGCGGTTCATCCACGCTTCCAGCGACGCGGCGTGGGGCGGGCGTTACTGCTGGCGTGCGAAGCGCAAGTCAAAGCGCCGAACATGAAGTTGACCGTCCGCGCGTCCAATCATGGGGCGATCGCGTTGTATGAAAAAGAAGGCTATCGCACGATTGACATCTGGAAAAAATATTACAACGACGGCGAAGATGGGCTGGTGATGGAGAAGACGTTGTGA
- a CDS encoding AbrB/MazE/SpoVT family DNA-binding domain-containing protein, which yields METTLTKRGQTAVPAEIRKRYKLKEGDTLAWIDDGNTIRVVFLPAHPVKALRGSGKGHKLTERLLAERRAEYKYEKVRS from the coding sequence ATGGAAACTACTCTAACAAAACGCGGACAAACCGCAGTTCCGGCAGAAATTCGAAAACGATATAAACTGAAAGAGGGAGATACACTGGCTTGGATCGATGATGGGAATACGATTCGAGTTGTATTTCTTCCTGCCCATCCGGTGAAAGCGCTGAGGGGTTCCGGCAAGGGACACAAATTGACGGAACGACTACTTGCCGAGCGTAGGGCGGAATATAAATATGAAAAAGTACGTTCTTGA
- a CDS encoding WD40 repeat domain-containing protein — MKETMLKSLLTRISIQLIVFAALATSCAPQAIVAPTQNTTPTVAETILPPEHQATPLPALTALPDAPPSLPDNSLALPATAPLQWPTQPITLENAKDIQELHRWGRGDVQRLRQLERNPEQFLVQTPLGVYLYQETPPYVLAFMPDADEFAVSDNENLLAVSLKTGDVQIWDLESKSLVTTYAHSFPEDIVKKIEDDKLLPFYVGGMAFSPDGSEIAVGYADGTVELRRIGEPAPYLALKHDSFSLWQTDIGLIYQLSYSPDGETLTVFKFESYTNANRISFWSLPEGKLISLSEAGRYYDFVQPAYLPDDQTLLVLSREDSYLFLTLWNVLTGEKMGRFGTDLVEINSTNLSQDGSAITILGSDSEMNLYRIVRELPGGKLIEKEKLNGTSGDEELEQIGDFLLEQGHYSNVWGEEDDFKVAQVGMIGDQAFRLLGESHWLTFPEGIRQPLSIPDAVSSPYIDISNQSVTWCESGGLYILDKHGNVTKMIEALPIPNCDGVIVSSTSRYAVIWRDTAQYLVNLENGKSNSLQLGIPWDPKILSARFTQDDKFLITSAAGGIATWQVDPPQKLAMSDASLYSGNNIEIVISSDGAFVVTLDAGTKLQLDQTSQIKVWRFEDAFILRRINLPFTDKVQPKFISFALSPDDKMIASGDNFGGIRLWSVERGEELALLEFDYQPVDLTFTRDGSGLIVVLGDGTSRLIGIP; from the coding sequence TTGAAGGAAACCATGCTCAAATCTCTCCTGACAAGAATCTCCATTCAGTTGATTGTGTTCGCCGCTCTTGCAACTTCTTGCGCGCCTCAAGCCATTGTTGCTCCAACCCAAAATACGACGCCAACCGTCGCTGAAACGATCCTACCGCCCGAACATCAGGCTACTCCATTGCCTGCGCTTACGGCTTTGCCTGACGCTCCCCCGTCGCTACCCGATAACTCTCTGGCTTTGCCGGCCACCGCGCCCTTGCAATGGCCCACACAGCCAATTACTTTGGAGAATGCAAAAGACATCCAGGAGTTACATCGTTGGGGTCGCGGAGATGTGCAACGCCTCAGACAACTTGAACGAAACCCGGAGCAATTTCTTGTCCAGACCCCTCTTGGAGTGTATTTATATCAAGAGACCCCTCCTTATGTTCTTGCCTTTATGCCGGATGCGGATGAATTTGCCGTATCGGACAATGAAAATTTGTTAGCGGTGAGTCTCAAAACTGGCGATGTCCAAATTTGGGATTTGGAAAGTAAATCTCTAGTTACGACCTATGCGCATTCGTTCCCGGAGGATATCGTCAAGAAAATCGAAGACGATAAACTCCTCCCTTTTTATGTGGGCGGAATGGCATTTTCGCCCGATGGTTCTGAAATTGCAGTTGGATATGCGGACGGCACAGTAGAACTCCGCCGGATCGGAGAGCCAGCCCCATACCTCGCCCTAAAGCATGATTCCTTCTCCTTGTGGCAAACCGATATTGGCTTGATCTACCAACTCAGCTATTCTCCCGATGGAGAGACACTGACTGTCTTCAAATTTGAATCATATACCAATGCGAATCGAATATCTTTTTGGAGTCTACCGGAAGGGAAATTGATCTCGCTGAGCGAGGCGGGGCGATATTACGATTTTGTTCAGCCTGCCTACCTGCCTGATGACCAAACCTTGCTTGTGCTATCCAGGGAGGACTCGTATCTTTTCCTGACGTTGTGGAACGTTCTCACAGGTGAAAAAATGGGGAGATTTGGCACAGACCTTGTTGAAATCAATTCTACCAACCTGTCGCAGGATGGCAGTGCAATCACGATTCTGGGCTCGGATAGTGAAATGAACTTATATCGTATTGTGCGAGAACTACCGGGAGGTAAACTGATCGAAAAGGAGAAACTGAACGGAACATCCGGCGATGAAGAGTTGGAGCAGATTGGAGACTTCCTTTTGGAACAGGGTCACTACTCCAACGTTTGGGGCGAGGAGGATGATTTCAAAGTCGCCCAGGTTGGCATGATCGGCGATCAGGCATTTCGCTTATTGGGAGAGTCTCATTGGTTGACATTTCCCGAAGGAATTAGGCAACCCCTAAGTATTCCTGACGCCGTTTCTAGCCCATATATTGATATTTCCAATCAGTCCGTTACCTGGTGCGAATCTGGAGGGTTGTACATTCTTGATAAACATGGCAATGTAACCAAGATGATTGAAGCATTGCCGATTCCCAACTGCGACGGCGTTATCGTTAGCTCCACCTCTCGGTACGCGGTGATATGGCGTGATACAGCGCAATATTTGGTCAATCTTGAAAATGGAAAATCGAACAGCCTGCAACTCGGGATACCATGGGACCCCAAAATTCTTTCCGCGAGATTTACTCAAGATGATAAGTTTCTAATTACCAGCGCGGCGGGAGGTATTGCCACCTGGCAGGTCGATCCCCCGCAGAAACTCGCAATGAGCGATGCGAGTCTTTATTCCGGCAATAATATCGAAATCGTCATTTCGAGCGACGGCGCTTTTGTCGTTACGCTGGATGCCGGCACGAAACTACAGTTGGACCAAACGAGTCAGATTAAGGTTTGGCGATTTGAAGATGCTTTTATTTTGCGTCGAATTAATCTACCTTTCACCGACAAAGTTCAGCCGAAATTCATATCATTCGCATTATCGCCAGACGATAAGATGATTGCCAGCGGAGACAATTTTGGTGGAATTCGCTTGTGGAGCGTTGAACGCGGAGAAGAACTGGCGCTCCTCGAATTCGACTATCAGCCTGTCGATCTAACTTTTACTCGCGACGGCTCCGGCTTGATCGTTGTTCTGGGCGATGGCACATCTCGTTTGATAGGGATCCCGTAA
- a CDS encoding MBL fold metallo-hydrolase — MQIHFHGAAHTVTGSQHLLEINGHRLLLDCGLYQGRREETYSRNLNFMYDPRTVDAVILSHAHIDHCGNLPNFVKKGYEGPIYATLATVDLATLMMADSGRIQESDAEFVNRKNLERGKPLIEPLYTEVDAQHAADLFRGVNYGQPFEPIPGVIAKFVEAGHILGSAAVSLEIEEKGKKTRFWFSGDIGRFGLPLLRDPVMPDPVDYLLMECTYGDKKHNDPSAAFDEFRDVVRRTIKRNGKVIIPAFAVGRTQELVYHLNTMMHDGDVPHVPVFVDSPLAVNASQIFMRHREVFDSETLKFIEEARHPALNFKMLTYVHSVEESKALNKRTDPMVIISASGMAETGRILHHLRNNIEDPKNTVCIVSWQAPYTLGRRIADREKQIKIFGEPYSVKAEVATIGGLSGHAGQDLLVKYATTVKKTARKIFLVHGEEKSATPFMDILASQGMHDVFYPDMHESAEL; from the coding sequence ATGCAAATTCATTTTCATGGCGCGGCGCACACGGTGACGGGAAGCCAGCATTTGCTGGAGATTAACGGGCATCGGCTCTTACTGGATTGCGGGCTGTATCAAGGGCGGAGAGAGGAAACCTATTCTCGAAACCTGAACTTTATGTACGACCCGCGCACAGTGGACGCGGTGATCTTGTCTCACGCGCATATTGATCATTGCGGCAATTTGCCGAACTTTGTCAAGAAGGGTTATGAGGGCCCGATCTACGCGACTCTCGCAACCGTTGATTTGGCGACGTTGATGATGGCTGACTCGGGCCGCATTCAAGAATCGGATGCGGAGTTTGTGAACAGAAAAAATTTGGAACGCGGCAAGCCGTTGATCGAACCGCTGTATACCGAGGTGGATGCGCAACACGCGGCTGATTTGTTCCGCGGCGTGAATTACGGTCAGCCGTTCGAGCCGATCCCCGGCGTGATTGCGAAATTTGTGGAAGCGGGACACATTCTCGGTTCTGCCGCTGTTTCACTGGAGATCGAAGAAAAGGGGAAGAAAACCCGCTTCTGGTTTTCGGGCGATATTGGGCGATTCGGTTTGCCGTTGTTGCGCGACCCGGTCATGCCTGACCCTGTTGACTATTTGTTGATGGAATGCACCTACGGCGACAAGAAACACAACGACCCGTCTGCCGCGTTCGACGAATTCCGCGATGTGGTGAGGCGGACGATCAAGCGGAACGGCAAAGTGATCATCCCCGCGTTTGCGGTGGGGCGCACGCAGGAACTGGTCTATCATCTAAACACGATGATGCACGACGGCGATGTTCCGCATGTGCCGGTTTTTGTGGATAGTCCATTGGCGGTGAACGCGTCGCAGATCTTCATGCGACATCGCGAGGTGTTTGACTCGGAGACGCTCAAGTTCATCGAAGAGGCGCGCCACCCGGCGCTCAATTTCAAGATGTTGACGTATGTTCACTCGGTGGAGGAATCGAAAGCGTTGAATAAGCGCACCGACCCGATGGTGATCATCTCCGCTTCGGGCATGGCGGAAACCGGGCGCATCCTGCATCATCTGCGCAATAATATCGAAGACCCTAAAAATACGGTGTGCATTGTCTCGTGGCAGGCGCCGTACACGCTGGGGCGCCGAATCGCCGACCGGGAGAAGCAGATCAAAATTTTCGGCGAACCGTATTCGGTCAAAGCCGAAGTGGCGACGATCGGCGGCTTGTCGGGTCATGCGGGGCAGGATCTGTTGGTGAAGTATGCGACCACAGTCAAGAAGACTGCCAGGAAGATATTTCTTGTGCATGGCGAGGAAAAATCCGCCACGCCATTCATGGACATTCTCGCATCGCAGGGAATGCACGACGTTTTTTACCCCGACATGCACGAGAGCGCCGAATTATAA